One window of the Shewanella cyperi genome contains the following:
- a CDS encoding chitosanase gives MADPKTLIQLIETQFGKGHQSLGYDSLKIQDDGVNGSFQITYGRCQAKEQDKLRYLIEMYVENEGVFSDDFVPFLDRIGTESLVSHEGFHQLLVQAANDDPIMRQTQDAFFDTFYWDPAKAWCEAHGLMCPLSLLVIYDSFVQSGCVPLFLRKRFSEKPPSKGGDEHKWLAAYVEARHQWLKYHKRRELRAGTAHTQMFRAEMARGNWDLSQTPIMVEGVPIG, from the coding sequence ATGGCAGATCCTAAAACCCTCATCCAGTTGATAGAAACCCAGTTTGGCAAGGGGCATCAATCCCTTGGCTACGATTCATTGAAAATCCAGGATGATGGCGTCAACGGCAGCTTTCAGATCACCTATGGTCGCTGCCAGGCCAAAGAGCAGGACAAGCTCAGATATCTTATTGAAATGTATGTTGAAAACGAAGGTGTTTTCAGTGATGACTTTGTTCCCTTCCTTGACAGGATAGGTACTGAATCCCTGGTCAGTCACGAGGGTTTTCATCAACTGTTGGTACAGGCCGCCAACGACGACCCCATAATGCGCCAAACCCAGGACGCCTTCTTCGATACCTTTTACTGGGATCCGGCCAAGGCTTGGTGCGAGGCCCACGGCTTGATGTGTCCGCTATCTTTGCTGGTGATCTACGACTCCTTCGTTCAGTCCGGATGCGTGCCTTTATTCCTGCGCAAGCGTTTCAGTGAAAAGCCACCTTCCAAGGGCGGAGACGAGCATAAGTGGCTGGCGGCCTACGTGGAAGCCCGGCACCAATGGCTCAAATACCACAAACGCCGGGAACTGCGCGCCGGCACGGCCCATACCCAGATGTTCCGCGCTGAAATGGCGCGAGGAAATTGGGACTTAAGCCAGACACCAATAATGGTGGAAGGGGTGCCGATCGGTTAA
- a CDS encoding DUF3080 family protein has translation MSACTPNAEDLWKDYQDRLERVLVQSLSSKTTPSDVPVFVPPPKRRWPDAQVNISLLQLAKIAQCPLGRLIAEHNNSLGKVAQPSQRLAYQLNFIRLAPECIASLNKAQSDEAALRSVLQAERQAKIGSAMQDLRFMLEQDSTLRQKLAPGHGLDSRQPLGGLSETQLAFNMLFVLKQAIALADWEKLNTESVEQALGELHRSDLIAGYMLSLAQSLTALEGLNQELSQAKGFLCQPGRNKNRQEILLNVLNKVFIGRLQPFLGALDTIQFELGPALLDLYTGTAYEVQLQFYFGELPDSAMTRLKAAIKEHIALWQQLQQSCRMELAPGSAGGEQATSQE, from the coding sequence TTGAGTGCTTGTACTCCCAATGCAGAGGATCTTTGGAAGGACTACCAGGACCGCCTTGAGCGGGTACTGGTGCAAAGTCTAAGTTCAAAAACCACTCCCTCTGACGTGCCCGTTTTTGTCCCGCCTCCCAAGCGTCGTTGGCCCGATGCTCAGGTCAACATTTCCCTGCTGCAACTGGCCAAAATTGCCCAGTGCCCATTGGGGCGATTGATTGCCGAGCACAATAACAGCCTTGGCAAGGTCGCACAGCCAAGCCAGCGTTTGGCATACCAGCTGAATTTTATTCGCCTTGCCCCCGAATGCATTGCTTCCCTCAATAAGGCCCAGTCGGACGAGGCCGCGCTAAGGAGCGTGCTGCAAGCCGAACGGCAGGCCAAGATAGGCAGCGCGATGCAGGACTTACGGTTTATGCTGGAGCAGGACAGCACTCTGAGGCAAAAACTCGCTCCGGGCCACGGACTTGACAGTCGGCAACCACTAGGGGGCTTGAGCGAGACCCAATTGGCATTCAATATGCTGTTTGTACTCAAACAAGCCATTGCACTGGCTGACTGGGAGAAGCTCAACACCGAGTCTGTGGAGCAAGCCCTGGGCGAGTTGCACCGCAGTGACCTTATAGCCGGATATATGCTAAGCCTGGCCCAGAGCCTGACGGCACTTGAAGGTCTCAACCAGGAGCTCTCCCAGGCCAAGGGGTTTTTATGTCAACCGGGACGCAATAAAAACCGTCAGGAAATACTGCTCAATGTGCTCAACAAGGTTTTCATTGGCCGGCTCCAACCCTTTCTGGGGGCGCTGGACACAATACAGTTTGAATTGGGCCCGGCTCTGCTTGACCTGTACACAGGCACAGCCTATGAAGTGCAATTGCAGTTTTATTTTGGCGAGTTGCCAGACTCAGCAATGACCAGGCTGAAAGCGGCCATCAAAGAACACATAGCTTTGTGGCAACAACTGCAGCAATCCTGCCGTATGGAGTTGGCTCCGGGCAGTGCCGGCGGCGAGCAAGCAACTTCGCAGGAATAA